TCCTCCACACGGTCTCACCCCGGTGCCGCGGATAGAGCTCTTTTACGCGGTGATCCAGGAACGGCCCTCCTGCTCGATTAGCTGCAGCGCCTCCGCAGGGCCCCAGGCTCCCCCGCCGTAGTTGGGAAAATCGAGGGGTTTCTCTTTCTCCCATGCCGAAATAATGGGATCTACCACCGCCCACATGGCCTCAATCTCATCCTCCCTCACGAAAAGAGTGAGATCCCCCCGTATAATGTCGGAGAGGAGTTTTTCGTAGGGACTGCGTACGTGCATCTTAAAGGTTTCCTCATAACTGAATACCATGTTGACGAAATAGATTTGATTGTTCGAATAGGGATATTTAACGCCGAAGCGGAGCGATATGCGCTCATCCGGCTGCAGAGTGAGCTTCAATACGTTCGGCTCCAGGACATCGCAGGTCCTCCCGAAAAGCCTGAGAGGAAGCCGCTTGAGCTCGATGCAAATCTCCGTCACCTGGGTCGGCATTCTTTTGCCTGTGCGGACAAAGAAGGGCACACCCGCCCACCTGAGGTTGTCCACGTAAAATTTTCCTGCGAAGAATGTGGCAGTCATGGAATCGGGAGAAACATCCGGCTCCTCCCTGTATCCTATGACGGGAGCCCCCTTCACCGTTCCCGGTCCATACTGGCCCCGAACGGTGAATTTTCTGATATATTCGGAGTCCATGGGCCTGATGGAGCGCATGATCTTCAGCTTTTCATCTCTGACGTAATCGGCCTCAAAACCGATGGATGGCTCCATCGCAATCATTCCGAGAAGCTGCATCACATGATTCTGCACGATATCCCTCACCACGCCCGCCTCTTCGTAAAATACGCCTCTGTGCTCGACCCCGATCTCCTCGGCGACGGTTATCTGCACGTTGTCGACGTAACGCCGGTCCCATACATCTTCGAAGAGGGTATTCGAAAACCTGAAGAACATAATGTTCTGAACCGGATCCCGGGCGAGATAGTGGTCGATCCTGTATATCTGGTTTTCATTAAATCCGCTTGTAAGTATGGCATTCAGCCGGGCCGCAGAAACGCGATCGGTGCCGAAAGGCTTCTCCATTACGATCCTTGTCGGAAAAGAGTTCCTGCACAGGTCATGGGATTTCATTTTTTCTATCACCACGGGGGCCACCTGCGGAGGGACCGCCATGTAATACACCGCCAATCTGCCGCTTTCGCCGTCGGGCCGGCAGATCTCCTCCATGCGCTTCTTCAACTCCTCATATTTCGCATCGTCCTCGAAAGAACCGGACATGAAATGCAGGTGCGGCACAAATTCATTCCACGTCTGCTCATTGAAAGGCTCATCCTCGAAAGTCCGGACCGATTCTTCCATCATCGACAGATATCCGGTTTTACCCAGGTCGAGCCTGTCAAAGGCAAGAACGGAAAAGGTCTTCGTCAGCTCATGCTTGCTGAAAAGATGATAAAGGGAAGGCAGGAGCTTCCTCCGCGTCAAATCGCCGGCGCCACCGAAGATAACCATGGTAAAAGGCTCCAGACTGGGGGATTCAGCCGTTATGTCGCAGGTTTGAAGGAATCTGCTGTCAATAATCTTATCATATTCTTTTGCCCTCATCCTCGCCCTTCTCCTTTCAAGAATCACATCTATGAGGACTTCAGGAACTCTCTTTCGATGGCTCCTATTTTTTGGAGTCTTCTCATATGCCGGTCTTCTCCTGAAAAGATTGCCCCGAGATACACCGTTACGATCTCTTTTGCCAGCTCAAGGCCGATTACCCTCTCTCCCATGCAAAGAACGTTCATATCGTCGTGCTCCACCCCCTGATGGGCGGAATAGGTGTCATGGCAGACCGCTGCTCGTATGCCGGGAATTTTTGACGCGGCTATGGAAGCACCCACGCCGCTTCCGCACACCAGTATGCCTCTTTGTGCCTCCCCCGAGCGCACGGTCACTGCCACAGCCCGGGCAAAATCGGGATAATCGTCCAATGGCTCCTCATTGTACGCGCCCAGGTCTACTGTCTGGTAGCCCAGCAATGTCATGTAACTGAGGAGTGCCTGCTTAAAAAGGAAACCCCCATGGTCGGCCCCGACAGCGACTTTCACGCGGCCTCACCCTATCATCGCATTCCAGTCCGCTGAAAACTGCTCCATGCCTTTGGTGGTGAGTTCATGGGCGATATCGTACCGGTCCCAGTTTTTCGAGAGGTCTATCTCTTTGTAAAGCATGTGCTTCAAATCGGGCAGCCAATAACGAAATTCCTTGTCCGGCATCGGCATGCCGCGCTCTCCCCACTCCTTCAGTATGGGAAAAGGAGCGGTGACGATGTCGGAGCCGAGCTTGAATGCATAGAGAAGGTGGTCGATAGTCCTCACGCTCGCAGTAAGCACAAGCACATGGCCATCTCCTTTTTTGTACATTTCGATGATATTTTCGATGAGCTGCATTCCATTCTCGCCGCGGTCATCGAGGCGGCCGATAAAAGGAGATACGAAAACATCCCCTCTTTTCGCCCCCCGGGTAGCCGCATATACCGCGGCAGCCTGTTCCTGCGAAAAACAGAGCGTCATATTCACACGCAGCCCCTCGGATAACGCTCGTTGTGCCGCCTTCAAACCTTCGGCGGAGGTAGGAAATTTTACGTGGCCATTAGGTATCCAGGAAAACATCTCCTTTCCCTGGCGGAGCATATCTTCCGCACGGGATTGTGTATCGGCGTATACCTCGACCGAAACCGAACCCTGCGGCATGAGTGAAGATATTTCACCGACCACATGCTTGTAGAAGGCGAGCAGCTCTTGTCCGCTGAATTTCTTGCCTCCCTGGATCTGTTTCCGTGCTTCCGGATTCTTTCCGATTAAAGTGGGGTTGGTGGTCTGACCGTCGAGAAACCCAAGAATACGGATAATCTCTTTTGTCTGATTGGGATCTCCCCCGTCCAGAAATATTTTTGTTTTAAGCCCCTCGGGTCTCATAGCACCTCCTTCACTTTTTCCATGATCGCCTTTCTTGATATCCCCTCGTAATCGAGAAGCTCCTCCGGGGTGCCGCTGGCAGGCATTTTTCCCACTGCAAGCACATGAACCGGCGCCAGGCCTGCAAGGACGCTCTCCACCGCTTCTCCGAGCCCTCCTTCCTTGTAATGGTCTTCAACAGTGATAACCTTCCCCGTCTGCCGGGCGGCTTCTCTAAGGGTCTGCGCATCGATAGGCTTGATGCTGTAGAGGTCTATTATCCGTATGTGTATATCTTCCTTTTCGAGGGCTTCGTACGCCGCGAGCGCCTCGAAAAGAGTCACCCCCGCTGCCACGACAGTCACCCTGTCCTTGCCGCTTCGCCGGAGCACCTTGCACCCTCCTATCTCGAAGATTTCGTCGGGGCCATAAAGGATAGGTGTATCCATTCTCGTGGTGCGTATATAGACGATCCCTTTATGGCCCGCCGACAGCTCCACGAGCCTTTCGGCGGAGACGGCATCGCTCGGATAAAACACTACACCTTCCAGGAGGGTTCTAAACATCGCAATATCCTCGAGACCCATCTGGGAAGGACCGTCCTGACCGATCGATACGCCCGCATGGGAGCCGCAAAATTTAATATTGGACCGGGAGTAGGAGGCCATCCGTATCTGATCGAAGGCCCGGGTCAGAAAAGCGGCGAAGGTGGACACGAAGGGTATTTTCCCGCGACTCGAGAGACCCTGGGCAACTCCCACCATATTCTGTTCGGCCACGTACATTTCGAAAAATCTTTCTCTGTGCGCTTCTTCGAAGAGTTCGGCATAGGTTGAATTGCCGACCTCCCCGTCCAGGACCACCATATTCGGAAAGCGGTCGAGTATCCGCACCAGTGCGTTTCCATAGGCGCGACGGGTAGATACCGCTTTTTCCGGCCCGTACTCCGGGGCTTTGATCTTTCTCTGCGGTTTCTGCACGGGTCTCGTATCTGCGGGTTTCGCAATGACGCCCGTGATGGAAGTATCCACGGCCCCCATCTCCGTCATTGCCTGCTCAAATTGGTCTTTGCTCAGGGCCTTTCCGTGCCAGCCGTTTTTATCCTCGATAAAAGATACCCCTTTCCCCTTGATGGTCCTCGCGATGATCATCACGGGCCTGTCAGAGACGGCGAGGGCTTTCTCGTAGGCAGCGACAATCTGATCATAATTGTGACCGTCGATGGTGATAACAGCCCATTCGAAGACAGAGATTCGCTTCTCGTATGCCGCGAGGTCGTGACCGTACATGGTCTCCCCTCGCTGACCGAGGCGGTTCACGTCGAGGATGCCGATGAGGTTATTAAGCTTGTAGTGAGCGGCGATTTGAATCGCTTCCCACTGAGACCCCTCGGCCATTTCACTGTCGCCAAGGAGCACGTAAGTACGATAAGGCAATTTGTCGATATATTTTGCGTTGAGGGCCATTCCGAGACCGATGGGAAGCCCCTGCCCGAGTGAGCCGGTAGATGCCTCCACATAGGGAAATGCGACGGTGGGATGCCCCTCGAGGCGGCTTCCGAATTTCCGTAGCGTCATCAGCTCATCGAAAGTGACCTGACCGGCCGCTGCCCACATGGCATAAAACAGGGGCGATGCGTGGCCTTTCGAAAAGATGATCCGGTCATTCCCGGGATGGTCGGGATGGGCCGCGTCATACCTGAAGGTGCCCCCGAAAAGGAGACCTGTCATCAGATCGCATGCCGACAGCGATGAAGTGGGATGACCGGAGCCTGCCCTGGTTGTCGACGCGAGAATATAATAGCGAATCAGTTTCGCGAGTTTCTCCAATCGCACCTCCATTGACGGGTTGATCATAGCTCCCTCACCTTTCCTTTTTCTCAAAGACGTCGTGTTGACCGAATTCGGTACGCAAGGCCGAGATGATCCGGCCTGTATAGCTCGGGTTGTCCCGGGACCTGGTCCGGAAATTGACTGCCTCTTCGATGACGGGGGCAGGAATGCCCCTCTGTCTGGCGACGTCTACCGTCCAGAGGCCCTCGCCGCTTTGGGCGACGGAGCCCGAAATCGTGTCCAGATCCTGACCATATCTTTCGAAGGCATCCCTCAGCCATCCTACCAACCTCGAGGTAATGACGCTGCCGTGATTGAAAACTTCGGCAACGGACGTGAGATTGAGTTCGAAAGGGGATTCCTTCATTACGGTAAAACCTTCCCCGATCGCCTGCATCATCCCGTATTCGATGCCGTTATGGACCATTTTCACAAAATGACCCGCCCCATGAGGGCCCAGATAGCGGCACCCGTTCTCAATGGAGAGGTCCACGAAAAGCTGCTCGCACTTGCCATAGGCCTCCCTTCTGCCGCCGGCCATTATGCAGGCGCCTGTTCGTGCACCCCGGGGTCCGCCGCTCACGCCCACATCGAGGAACTCTATTCCGGAAGCGGCAAGACTCTCTGCGCGTTTGATGGAATCAAGGTAAAAGGAGTTGCCCCCGTCTATGACCGTGTCGCCCCGGGAAAGGCGAGGCACGAGGGACTCGAGTACGCCGTCCACCGTTTCATGGGGCACCATGATCCAAATCAGACGAGGGGAAGTGAGTGCGCCGGCCAACATATCCAGGGAACCGGCGGCCCTTGCTCCTTCCCGGACCGCTTCATCGACCGCATTTTTATTGACATCATAGGCAAGAACCCCGTACCCTTTCTCCAGGAGACGACTTACCATGTTCCTGCCCATCTTTCCCAGGCCCACGTAACCCAATTCGGAATGCGCCGGCCCCGCATCAGATGCATTGTAGGCGGTATTCATTTCTCAACCCTTCGGAGCGGATTATGCCCCTTGTTTTCAATTACCTAAATATAAGTTAGGGGTGTGGGCGTTTCAAGGCCGGCTCCTTTTCCGGTTCGGCGCCATGGAAGAAAACCGGTTCGGCGCCATGGAAGAAAATCTGTCGTTCTCCGGCAAAAGGATCATAATTCTTCAGCCACGCACCCCAAGAATCTGAAAATGGTCTATAATTCAAATATAACCTCATTATTGGGAGGTGCACTTTATGCGGGATAAGGACAGGGACAAGGACAAGAATCTCTTTGTCTACGGGCCTTCCGAAAATTGCCACCCGAAGGGGAGTTCGGAAATTGAAAAAGAGCCCGAGGGAGGGTTCCAAACCGAATTAACCAAATCGGTGACACACCATGCGCTGACAGGGCAGAGTCAAAAACCCGGTGAGGCCCGTCACCGCCCGTTTATTGAAAATGTGCGGGACGGCATCTACCTCCTCGACAAGGAAGGACGCTTCACCTATGTCAATAACCTCATTGCCGAGCGATCCGGTTTTTCGCGGGAATGGTACATAGGAAAGCATTTTGCCGAGATAATCGGCAGCAGACATCGCCGCCGGGCCGTGGCGAAGCACGCAGCCGCAATGAGGGGCGAGATGCAGCCCCCCTTCGAGTTTACCTATTTTTCCTCTTCAGGTGAAGAGATATGGGTCGAGGTAAGCGTGACCCCTCTCGGAGAAGAAGGATCTATCATCGGATTGCTCGGTATTTCGAGGGATATATCATGGCGAAAGAGCACGGAGGGAGAGCTAAAGCGCCATCGGGACAGCCTCGAGCAATTGGTTGCCGAACGGACCGCGGAGTTAAGAAAGTCTGAAAAGAGATACAGGGATCTCGTAATCAACGCCCCGGTGGCCATATACCAAACGTCCCGGGCGGGGAATATCGTCTACGCCAACCAAACCTGCGCCCTCACGTTCGGGTTTAATTCGGTGGAGGAGCTCATCTCGGCAGGCCCTTTTCCACGGCATAGGACTTCGGAAGAGCGTAAGGACATGCTTCGGAAGCTCGATTCGCCGGAAGGCGTGAAAAATTGCGAAACTGAATTTATTGCAAAGAGCGGAGAACATCTCAACGTGCTTCTCAGCGCAACTCTGAAGGAAGGTCTTATATCCGGAATGATGATCGATATAACAGAGCGGAAGAAAGCTGAAAAGGAGCTGCAAAAAGAGCGGGAAACCTTTTTCACGATCCTTGAAAATGATCCCAGCGGTATTGCGCTGGTAGATGGCGATGGGAGGTA
The window above is part of the Syntrophorhabdaceae bacterium genome. Proteins encoded here:
- the zwf gene encoding glucose-6-phosphate dehydrogenase; the encoded protein is MRAKEYDKIIDSRFLQTCDITAESPSLEPFTMVIFGGAGDLTRRKLLPSLYHLFSKHELTKTFSVLAFDRLDLGKTGYLSMMEESVRTFEDEPFNEQTWNEFVPHLHFMSGSFEDDAKYEELKKRMEEICRPDGESGRLAVYYMAVPPQVAPVVIEKMKSHDLCRNSFPTRIVMEKPFGTDRVSAARLNAILTSGFNENQIYRIDHYLARDPVQNIMFFRFSNTLFEDVWDRRYVDNVQITVAEEIGVEHRGVFYEEAGVVRDIVQNHVMQLLGMIAMEPSIGFEADYVRDEKLKIMRSIRPMDSEYIRKFTVRGQYGPGTVKGAPVIGYREEPDVSPDSMTATFFAGKFYVDNLRWAGVPFFVRTGKRMPTQVTEICIELKRLPLRLFGRTCDVLEPNVLKLTLQPDERISLRFGVKYPYSNNQIYFVNMVFSYEETFKMHVRSPYEKLLSDIIRGDLTLFVREDEIEAMWAVVDPIISAWEKEKPLDFPNYGGGAWGPAEALQLIEQEGRSWITA
- a CDS encoding transketolase, whose amino-acid sequence is MINPSMEVRLEKLAKLIRYYILASTTRAGSGHPTSSLSACDLMTGLLFGGTFRYDAAHPDHPGNDRIIFSKGHASPLFYAMWAAAGQVTFDELMTLRKFGSRLEGHPTVAFPYVEASTGSLGQGLPIGLGMALNAKYIDKLPYRTYVLLGDSEMAEGSQWEAIQIAAHYKLNNLIGILDVNRLGQRGETMYGHDLAAYEKRISVFEWAVITIDGHNYDQIVAAYEKALAVSDRPVMIIARTIKGKGVSFIEDKNGWHGKALSKDQFEQAMTEMGAVDTSITGVIAKPADTRPVQKPQRKIKAPEYGPEKAVSTRRAYGNALVRILDRFPNMVVLDGEVGNSTYAELFEEAHRERFFEMYVAEQNMVGVAQGLSSRGKIPFVSTFAAFLTRAFDQIRMASYSRSNIKFCGSHAGVSIGQDGPSQMGLEDIAMFRTLLEGVVFYPSDAVSAERLVELSAGHKGIVYIRTTRMDTPILYGPDEIFEIGGCKVLRRSGKDRVTVVAAGVTLFEALAAYEALEKEDIHIRIIDLYSIKPIDAQTLREAARQTGKVITVEDHYKEGGLGEAVESVLAGLAPVHVLAVGKMPASGTPEELLDYEGISRKAIMEKVKEVL
- a CDS encoding transaldolase family protein translates to MRPEGLKTKIFLDGGDPNQTKEIIRILGFLDGQTTNPTLIGKNPEARKQIQGGKKFSGQELLAFYKHVVGEISSLMPQGSVSVEVYADTQSRAEDMLRQGKEMFSWIPNGHVKFPTSAEGLKAAQRALSEGLRVNMTLCFSQEQAAAVYAATRGAKRGDVFVSPFIGRLDDRGENGMQLIENIIEMYKKGDGHVLVLTASVRTIDHLLYAFKLGSDIVTAPFPILKEWGERGMPMPDKEFRYWLPDLKHMLYKEIDLSKNWDRYDIAHELTTKGMEQFSADWNAMIG
- the rpiB gene encoding ribose 5-phosphate isomerase B, whose translation is MKVAVGADHGGFLFKQALLSYMTLLGYQTVDLGAYNEEPLDDYPDFARAVAVTVRSGEAQRGILVCGSGVGASIAASKIPGIRAAVCHDTYSAHQGVEHDDMNVLCMGERVIGLELAKEIVTVYLGAIFSGEDRHMRRLQKIGAIEREFLKSS
- the gnd gene encoding decarboxylating 6-phosphogluconate dehydrogenase — its product is MNTAYNASDAGPAHSELGYVGLGKMGRNMVSRLLEKGYGVLAYDVNKNAVDEAVREGARAAGSLDMLAGALTSPRLIWIMVPHETVDGVLESLVPRLSRGDTVIDGGNSFYLDSIKRAESLAASGIEFLDVGVSGGPRGARTGACIMAGGRREAYGKCEQLFVDLSIENGCRYLGPHGAGHFVKMVHNGIEYGMMQAIGEGFTVMKESPFELNLTSVAEVFNHGSVITSRLVGWLRDAFERYGQDLDTISGSVAQSGEGLWTVDVARQRGIPAPVIEEAVNFRTRSRDNPSYTGRIISALRTEFGQHDVFEKKER